The sequence CAGTGCTATTGACAACCTTCTGCGTCAGGTGGATTATTACCATGAAATGAATGGTTCGACCATTGTGGTCCATTATAAAGAGACGAGACAATTCCACATTGCAATGCCCTTTACTAAACAGCTCTACGAAACTGCAACGGGTGGCAATGTCCTTGGCAGTAACGATGCTGCAAGTAATATTGAAGGAACTATTCGTTTGGATTCCAAGGGGAATGAATTCGATATCTGGAAAAACATTGAAGATAACATGAATGCTATCCTTGACACCTGGTCGACATCTGCAGTTACCTCGGTTCCGGAGAGCACTCCTGCAGAAAATGAGGACACAGCTGATACTACCCCAAGCAAGGCAACCAAGCAGGTTTCTGCTTCTGGTAACAAATACACCATAGACAAACCTGTTGGTCTGATTACTGTCCATGCACCACGACCACTTCTGGATAAGCTTGAACTCTATTTTAAGAATCTTAAGAGAGAATTATATAAACAGGTTTCCATCGAAGCTAAGGTTATTGAAGTCCAATTAACTGACTCCTCGTCTATTGGCCTCAACTGGAACATGCTATTAAAAAATCTCACGGTTGGTGCTAGTTACAGTGGTGCCAAAACCCGTTCGGATTCAGACAGTAATACCAATACCGCTTCAAGCGATTGGGGGAGGGATTATAATGACACTACCAACAGAGACACCGATATTGACGGGCTAACCACATCCACCCGTGCGGTAACTGATACCATAACATCAGTTGGATCGTTGGCAGCTTCCACAACAGATACCATTACCCACCTCATTACTGAAGGAGGTGGAGCCGCCATATCACTTGCCGCATTTACCATGGATACCTTCCTGAATGCCGTTAAAGAGCAGGGACAAACGACCATACTCTCAAACCCAAAACTCAGTGTCTTGAATGGGCAGCCTGCACTTATTACCGTGGGAAGAAATGTCA comes from Desulfocapsa sulfexigens DSM 10523 and encodes:
- a CDS encoding type II secretory pathway, component PulD, yielding MKLQTSMLQLSCLLLLSFSVASCIPDKGEPEVDLPEAPPVPVETVEEQTQLPVQYQAPSYMVDTSSSESIDEVADDVIIKVGASIRSTQGPQPLWDILKRLAALKKMSVSWASDVDQNVLVDVDISADDDFYSAIDNLLRQVDYYHEMNGSTIVVHYKETRQFHIAMPFTKQLYETATGGNVLGSNDAASNIEGTIRLDSKGNEFDIWKNIEDNMNAILDTWSTSAVTSVPESTPAENEDTADTTPSKATKQVSASGNKYTIDKPVGLITVHAPRPLLDKLELYFKNLKRELYKQVSIEAKVIEVQLTDSSSIGLNWNMLLKNLTVGASYSGAKTRSDSDSNTNTASSDWGRDYNDTTNRDTDIDGLTTSTRAVTDTITSVGSLAASTTDTITHLITEGGGAAISLAAFTMDTFLNAVKEQGQTTILSNPKLSVLNGQPALITVGRNVTYIDSIESDVNNDTGTVSYTVETERVLSGVGLALTANILEDNEIILNLVPVTSELEEPIEYRDVGLGQVGLPIINVREMSTTVRVRDGEMLVIGGLISNVEDNGGTFVPGTSNIPFFKYFFGYEEKISRKRELIILLRPRII